A genomic region of Tsukamurella pulmonis contains the following coding sequences:
- a CDS encoding carbohydrate ABC transporter permease has protein sequence MSTTIVPRRRRDPKGGALTALTWIIAIGFFFPVLWMVLTAFKQESDAATRPPTVFFVPTLDQFTAVFDSGIGVPLLNSVFATVLSTTLVLVLGVPAAFALSLRPVRKTQDALFFFISTKMLPIVAAIIPLYVIVGRIGMLDNIWTLVILYTAMNLPIAVWMMRSFFLEVPSELLEAAGMDGAGLWTSVREVILPIISPGIAATALICVIFSWNEFFFAVNLTAVNAQTMPVALTGFMSGQGLFWAKLSAASVLAALPVVICGWIAQNKLVRGLSFGAIK, from the coding sequence ATGTCCACGACCATCGTTCCCCGCCGCCGGCGCGACCCCAAGGGCGGCGCGCTGACCGCGCTCACCTGGATCATCGCCATCGGCTTCTTCTTCCCCGTGCTGTGGATGGTGCTCACCGCGTTCAAGCAGGAGAGCGACGCCGCCACCCGTCCGCCGACCGTCTTCTTCGTGCCGACGCTGGATCAGTTCACAGCCGTCTTCGACTCCGGTATCGGGGTCCCGCTGCTCAACTCGGTCTTCGCGACGGTCCTCTCGACCACGCTGGTCCTGGTGCTCGGCGTACCGGCGGCGTTCGCCCTGTCGCTACGGCCGGTCCGCAAGACGCAGGACGCGCTGTTCTTCTTCATCAGCACCAAGATGCTGCCGATCGTCGCGGCGATCATCCCGCTGTACGTGATCGTCGGGCGGATCGGCATGCTCGACAACATCTGGACGCTGGTGATCCTCTACACCGCGATGAACCTGCCCATCGCCGTGTGGATGATGCGGTCCTTCTTCCTCGAGGTTCCGAGCGAGCTGCTCGAGGCGGCCGGGATGGACGGCGCCGGGCTGTGGACCTCGGTGCGCGAGGTGATCCTTCCGATCATCTCCCCCGGCATCGCCGCCACCGCCCTGATCTGCGTGATCTTCTCGTGGAACGAGTTCTTCTTCGCGGTGAACCTCACCGCGGTCAACGCCCAGACCATGCCGGTGGCACTGACCGGGTTCATGTCCGGGCAGGGCCTGTTCTGGGCCAAGCTCTCCGCCGCCTCCGTGCTGGCCGCCCTGCCCGTGGTCATCTGCGGGTGGATCGCCCAGAACAAGCTGGTCCGCGGCCTGTCCTTCGGCGCCATCAAGTAG
- a CDS encoding class I SAM-dependent methyltransferase, protein MTYRPKPDMRRDSAGSEAANRSWWDADADAYHQEHAAFLGVDTADGEFVWCPEGLRESEVRLLGTVGPGTVAVEIGCGSAPCARWLASQGATVLGLDISAGMLRRGLPHVRDDNPLLVQAGAENLPVADGAADVVCSAFGAIPFVADSARVMSEAFRVLRPGGRFVFSVNHPMRWMFLDDPGPDGLVATLSYFDRSPYVETDDDGTVTYVEHHRTMGDRIREIVGAGLRVVDVIEPEWPEGFTQEWGQWSPLRGAIFPGTAIFCCEKPSSPRAA, encoded by the coding sequence GTGACCTATCGCCCCAAGCCGGACATGCGGCGCGACAGCGCCGGCTCGGAGGCCGCGAACCGGTCCTGGTGGGACGCGGACGCCGATGCCTACCACCAGGAGCACGCCGCCTTCCTGGGCGTCGACACCGCCGACGGCGAGTTCGTCTGGTGCCCCGAGGGCCTGCGCGAATCCGAGGTGCGCCTGCTCGGCACCGTCGGCCCCGGGACCGTCGCGGTCGAGATCGGCTGCGGCAGCGCCCCCTGCGCCCGGTGGCTGGCGTCGCAGGGGGCGACGGTGCTGGGACTCGACATCTCCGCGGGCATGCTGCGCCGCGGACTCCCCCACGTGCGGGACGACAACCCGCTACTGGTCCAGGCCGGCGCGGAGAACCTGCCCGTCGCCGACGGTGCCGCCGACGTCGTCTGCTCGGCCTTCGGGGCCATCCCGTTCGTCGCCGACTCCGCGCGGGTGATGTCGGAGGCCTTCCGCGTCCTGCGCCCCGGCGGCCGGTTCGTCTTCTCCGTCAACCACCCGATGCGGTGGATGTTCCTCGACGATCCCGGGCCGGACGGACTCGTCGCGACCCTGTCCTACTTCGACCGCTCGCCCTACGTGGAGACCGACGACGACGGGACGGTCACCTACGTCGAGCACCACCGGACGATGGGCGACCGGATCCGCGAGATCGTCGGAGCAGGCCTGCGCGTGGTGGATGTGATCGAGCCCGAATGGCCGGAAGGATTCACCCAGGAGTGGGGCCAATGGAGCCCACTGCGCGGTGCGATCTTCCCCGGAACCGCCATCTTCTGCTGCGAGAAGCCGTCGTCGCCGCGGGCGGCATAA
- a CDS encoding hemophore-related protein has translation MTFRRTAATAAVLGAIALAGAPLAAAAPTPKPAPKPNAASTRAVPGTSCTVGQLRVAIDRSSPGLAKRLEDAAGGPQEFADIAASDGLERQLRVAALAFRGTGSAMSLMGEQANVQRAVADAYRTCGTAKAK, from the coding sequence ATGACGTTCCGTCGCACCGCCGCCACCGCCGCCGTTCTCGGCGCGATCGCCCTCGCCGGCGCCCCGCTGGCCGCCGCCGCTCCCACCCCGAAGCCCGCGCCCAAGCCGAACGCCGCGTCGACACGCGCGGTGCCGGGCACGTCGTGCACCGTGGGTCAGTTGCGGGTCGCGATCGATCGCTCGTCGCCCGGTCTGGCCAAGCGGCTCGAGGACGCCGCCGGCGGCCCGCAGGAGTTCGCGGACATCGCGGCGTCCGACGGCCTCGAGCGTCAGCTCCGGGTCGCCGCCCTCGCCTTCCGCGGCACGGGCAGCGCCATGAGCCTGATGGGTGAGCAGGCGAACGTGCAGCGCGCGGTCGCGGATGCCTACCGCACCTGCGGCACCGCGAAGGCCAAGTAG
- a CDS encoding hemophore-related protein: MNRIRIAAAVAAFAGAVAFVPAVASAAPTDKVPGTKCTVAQVERATQVIAPEAIAVMDATPGGRAQATELLTAKPEDRQPIIDRLVKDNPAAASYYKANRADVDAKIAKVIATCDKY; encoded by the coding sequence ATGAACCGGATCCGGATCGCCGCCGCGGTCGCAGCCTTCGCAGGCGCCGTCGCCTTCGTCCCCGCGGTCGCCTCGGCCGCACCCACCGACAAGGTGCCCGGCACCAAGTGCACCGTCGCGCAGGTCGAGCGCGCGACCCAGGTCATCGCCCCCGAGGCGATCGCCGTCATGGACGCCACCCCCGGCGGTCGCGCCCAGGCCACCGAGCTGCTGACCGCCAAGCCCGAGGACCGGCAGCCGATCATCGACCGCCTGGTCAAGGACAACCCCGCGGCCGCGTCGTACTACAAGGCGAACCGCGCCGACGTGGACGCCAAGATCGCCAAGGTCATCGCGACCTGCGACAAGTACTGA
- a CDS encoding helix-turn-helix domain-containing protein — protein MKARTIEWKTYGDSLARRLVTLRRARGLSQEKLAELAGLHRNQISNIERNVSSNDGVSDPHLSTVYRLAAALDVAPALLMPDLDRRVAKKSPEQASGKAIAAVEAALQDALDER, from the coding sequence ATGAAGGCACGGACGATCGAGTGGAAGACCTACGGGGACTCGTTGGCCCGTCGCCTCGTGACGTTGCGGCGAGCGCGCGGGCTCTCGCAGGAGAAGCTGGCGGAGTTGGCGGGGCTGCATCGCAACCAGATATCGAACATCGAGCGGAACGTGAGCTCGAACGACGGTGTCTCGGATCCGCACCTGTCGACGGTCTACCGGCTCGCGGCGGCGCTGGATGTGGCGCCGGCGCTTCTCATGCCGGACCTGGACCGCCGCGTCGCGAAGAAGTCACCCGAGCAGGCCTCGGGGAAGGCGATCGCGGCGGTCGAGGCGGCGTTGCAGGACGCTCTCGACGAGCGATGA
- a CDS encoding ABC transporter ATP-binding protein, with amino-acid sequence MASITYDKACCVYPGAETLAVDSLDLDIADGEFVVLVGPSGSGKSTALRMLAGLEEIDSGAISIGGRSMVGVAPKDRDIAMVFQNYALYPNKTVGENMGFALKMRGVPLDERKQKVAEAAKLLDLTEYLDRKPARLSGGQRQRVAMGRAIVREPQVFCMDEPLSNLDAKLRVQTRTQIAALQRRLGTTTVYVTHDQVEAMTMGDRVAVLKFGVLQQFATPAELYDRPKNAFVAGFIGSPAMNLFTAPVRDGAIAVAGGTVDLDAEAQAALRTSGLDRVTVGIRPESLGLAGPDAGVPGTVAILEDLGSDTYVYARVEDPDVAGVDGAPVTLVARCPRRTEARIGDGLRLAQVEPAVHLFHPDSGERLN; translated from the coding sequence ATGGCTTCCATCACCTACGACAAGGCGTGTTGCGTCTACCCCGGCGCCGAGACCCTCGCCGTCGACTCCCTCGACCTCGACATCGCCGACGGCGAGTTCGTGGTGCTGGTCGGGCCGTCGGGCTCCGGCAAGTCGACCGCTCTGCGCATGCTCGCCGGCCTGGAGGAGATCGACTCCGGCGCCATCTCCATCGGCGGACGCAGCATGGTGGGCGTGGCCCCCAAGGACCGCGATATCGCGATGGTCTTCCAGAACTACGCCCTGTACCCGAACAAGACGGTCGGCGAGAACATGGGTTTCGCGCTGAAGATGCGCGGCGTGCCGCTCGACGAGCGCAAGCAGAAGGTCGCCGAGGCCGCGAAGCTTCTGGACCTCACCGAGTACCTCGACCGCAAGCCCGCCCGGCTGTCCGGCGGCCAGCGGCAGCGCGTCGCGATGGGGCGCGCCATCGTCCGCGAGCCGCAGGTGTTCTGCATGGACGAGCCGCTGTCGAACCTCGACGCCAAGCTCCGGGTGCAGACGCGCACGCAGATCGCCGCGCTCCAGCGGCGCCTCGGCACGACCACGGTGTACGTCACGCACGACCAGGTGGAGGCGATGACGATGGGCGACCGGGTCGCGGTGCTCAAGTTCGGTGTGCTGCAGCAGTTCGCAACGCCCGCCGAACTCTACGACCGCCCCAAGAACGCCTTCGTCGCCGGTTTCATCGGCTCGCCCGCGATGAACCTGTTCACCGCGCCCGTCCGCGACGGGGCGATCGCTGTGGCGGGCGGCACCGTCGACCTCGACGCGGAGGCGCAGGCGGCCCTCCGCACCTCGGGCCTGGACCGCGTCACCGTCGGGATCCGCCCCGAGAGCCTCGGTCTCGCCGGTCCGGACGCCGGCGTGCCCGGCACCGTCGCGATCCTCGAGGACCTCGGGAGCGACACCTACGTCTACGCGCGCGTGGAGGACCCCGACGTGGCGGGCGTCGACGGTGCCCCCGTCACCCTGGTGGCACGCTGCCCTCGCCGCACGGAGGCCCGCATCGGCGACGGCCTGCGGCTCGCGCAGGTCGAACCGGCGGTGCACCTGTTCCACCCGGACTCGGGCGAACGCCTCAACTAG
- the rpsA gene encoding 30S ribosomal protein S1, protein MPTTTVTSPQVAVNDIGTAEDFLAAIDATIKYFNDGDIVEGTIVKVDRDEVLLDIGYKTEGVIPSRELSIKHDVDPSEVVNVGDAVEALVLTKEDKEGRLILSKKRAQYERAWGTIEELKEKDEAVKGTVIEVVKGGLILDIGLRGFLPASLVEMRRVRDLQPYIGKEIEAKIIELDKNRNNVVLSRRAWLEQTQSEVRSEFLHQLQKGQVRKGVVSSIVNFGAFVDLGGVDGLVHVSELSWKHIDHPSEVVTVGDEVTVEVLDVDLDRERVSLSLKATQEDPWRQFARTHAIGQIVPGKVTKLVPFGAFVRVEEGIEGLVHISELAERHVEVPDQVVSVGDDAMVKVIDIDLERRRISLSLKQANEDYTEEFDPSKYGMADSYDENGEYIFPEGFDPETNEWLEGFEKQREEWEARYAEAERRHKMHTAQMEKFAADEAAEAAAGGPAAGGANYSSESTGDRGGNDAPQSTGGSLASDAQLAALREKLSGNA, encoded by the coding sequence ATGCCCACCACCACCGTTACGTCCCCGCAGGTCGCCGTCAACGACATCGGCACCGCGGAGGACTTCCTCGCCGCGATCGACGCCACGATCAAGTACTTCAACGATGGCGACATCGTCGAGGGCACCATCGTCAAGGTCGACCGTGACGAGGTTCTGCTCGACATCGGTTACAAGACCGAGGGCGTCATCCCCTCCCGCGAGCTGAGCATCAAGCACGACGTCGACCCGTCCGAGGTCGTCAACGTCGGCGATGCCGTCGAGGCTCTCGTCCTCACCAAGGAGGACAAGGAAGGCCGCCTGATCCTGTCCAAGAAGCGTGCGCAGTACGAGCGCGCCTGGGGCACGATCGAGGAGCTCAAGGAGAAGGACGAGGCCGTCAAGGGCACCGTCATCGAGGTGGTCAAGGGTGGTCTCATCCTGGACATCGGCCTCCGCGGCTTCCTCCCGGCCTCGCTGGTCGAGATGCGTCGTGTGCGCGACCTCCAGCCGTACATCGGCAAGGAGATCGAGGCGAAGATCATCGAGCTCGACAAGAACCGCAACAACGTGGTCCTGTCGCGCCGTGCATGGCTCGAGCAGACCCAGTCCGAGGTCCGCAGCGAGTTCCTGCACCAGCTGCAGAAGGGCCAGGTCCGCAAGGGCGTCGTGTCCTCGATCGTCAACTTCGGTGCCTTCGTGGACCTGGGCGGCGTCGACGGCCTCGTGCACGTCTCGGAGCTGTCCTGGAAGCACATCGATCACCCGTCCGAGGTGGTCACCGTGGGCGACGAGGTCACCGTCGAGGTCCTCGACGTCGACCTGGACCGCGAGCGCGTCTCGCTGTCGCTCAAGGCGACCCAGGAGGATCCGTGGCGTCAGTTCGCCCGGACCCACGCCATCGGCCAGATCGTGCCCGGCAAGGTCACCAAGCTCGTCCCGTTCGGCGCGTTCGTCCGCGTCGAGGAGGGCATCGAGGGCCTCGTCCACATCTCGGAGCTGGCCGAGCGCCACGTCGAGGTCCCGGACCAGGTCGTCTCCGTCGGCGACGATGCGATGGTCAAGGTCATCGACATCGACCTCGAGCGTCGTCGTATCTCGCTGAGCCTCAAGCAGGCCAACGAGGACTACACCGAGGAGTTCGACCCGTCGAAGTACGGCATGGCCGACAGCTACGACGAGAACGGCGAGTACATCTTCCCCGAGGGCTTCGATCCCGAGACCAACGAGTGGCTCGAGGGCTTCGAGAAGCAGCGTGAGGAGTGGGAGGCCCGTTACGCCGAGGCCGAGCGTCGTCACAAGATGCACACCGCGCAGATGGAGAAGTTCGCGGCCGACGAGGCCGCCGAGGCCGCTGCCGGTGGTCCGGCCGCGGGTGGTGCGAACTACTCGAGCGAGTCGACCGGCGACCGTGGCGGCAACGACGCCCCGCAGAGCACCGGCGGTTCGCTGGCCAGCGATGCGCAGCTCGCTGCTCTCCGCGAGAAGCTGTCGGGCAACGCCTGA